From the genome of Saccopteryx bilineata isolate mSacBil1 chromosome 6, mSacBil1_pri_phased_curated, whole genome shotgun sequence, one region includes:
- the LOC136308912 gene encoding solute carrier organic anion transporter family member 4A1-like isoform X1, with product MKPEWAASGLQSVVRSAAAGTREGRTGRGDTAADPSWADMPQHVMGDKAFASMPQLVFPGLPVAAGDGGGHTPPSRRASLGPLCPAAHSPLDACSQPLCQPRTPKRGARAARTAHYAPAGPPSSECGWRAFAPACLQAFNTPRGVLLFLCAASFLQGMTVNGFVNTVITSIERRYDLRSYESGLIASAYDLAACLCLTFVGYFGGRGHKPRWLGWGVLVMGAGSLVFALPHFAAGPYQAAVDEGRGLCRANRSAQAAAEAAACGGGASGLSGYQLVFMLGQFLHGVGATPLYTLGVTYLDENVKSSYSPVYIAIFYTAAILGPAAGYLIGGTLLNIYTEIGQRTTLTAESPLWVGAWWVGFLGAGAAALLIAVPILGYPRQLPGSQRYVVMRASETRQLKDSSQKVASSPNFGKTIGDLPLSVWLLLRNPTFLLLCLAGATEATLIAGMSTFGPKFLESQFSLSASDAATLFGYLVVPAGGGGTFLGGFFVNKLKLRGSSIIKFCLVCSLTSLLATLVFFTHCPNVPVAGVTAHYNGSLVPEGHLEGLLGLTAACNAACACRPEHYSPVCGSDGLVHYSPCHAGCPEAAVPGPGGQKVYRDCRCVQNFSSGFGHATAGKCTSTCQSKPLLLVFIFVVIIFTFLSSIPALTATLRCVCDQQRSFALGIQWIVVRTLGGIPGPIAFGWVIDKACLLWQDQCGQQGSCFLYQNAAMSRYMLIAGLVYKALGLLFFATAYFLYKPPLASPHGLEASLPSQSSASDNPSDNPADLQRQSSV from the exons GACGAACTGGCCGCGGGGACACCGCCGCTGACCCCTCCTGGGCGGACATGCCGCAGCACGTGATGGGGGACAAGGCCTTCGCGTCCATGCCGCAGCTGGTCTTCCCCGGCCTGCCCGTGGCCGCGGGGGACGGGGGTGGCCACACGCCCCCCAGCAGGCGGGCCTCCCTGGGCCCCCTGTGTCCGGCCGCCCACAGCCCCCTGGACGCCTGCAGCCAGCCGCTGTGCCAGCCAAGGACCCCGAAGCGCGGCGCCCGGGCGGCCCGCACGGCGCACTACGCCCCGGCCGGGCCGCCGAGCTCCGAGTGCGGCTGGCGGGCCTTCGCCCCCGCGTGCCTGCAGGCCTTCAACACGCCGCGGGGCGTCCTGCTCTTCCTGTGCGCGGCCTCCTTCCTGCAGGGCATGACGGTGAACGGCTTCGTCAACACGGTCATCACCTCCATCGAGCGGCGCTACGACCTGCGCAGCTACGAGAGCGGCCTCATCGCCAGCGCCTACGACCTGGCCGCCTGCCTCTGCCTCACCTTCGTCGGCTACTTCGGGGGCCGCGGGCACAAGCCCCGCTGGCTGGGCTGGGGCGTGCTGGTCATGGGGGCCGGCTCGCTGGTGTTCGCGCTGCCGCACTTCGCCGCCGGCCCCTACCAGGCGGCGGTGGACGAGGGCCGGGGGCTGTGCCGGGCCAACCGCAGCGCGCAGGCGGCGGCAGAGGCGGCGGCGTGCGGGGGCGGCGCCTCCGGCCTGTCCGGCTACCAGCTGGTCTTCATGCTGGGCCAGTTCCTGCACGGTGTGGGCGCCACGCCGCTCTACACGCTGGGGGTCACCTACCTGGACGAGAACGTCAAGTCCAGCTACTCGCCCGTCTACATCG CTATCTTTTACACTGCGGCCATCCTGGGACCCGCGGCTGGCTACCTGATTGGAGGCACCCTGCTGAACATTTACACGGAAATCGGCCAACG GACCACGCTGACCGCCGAGAGCCCGCTGTGGGTCGGTGCCTGGTGGGTGGGCTTCCTGGGCGCCGGGGCCGCCGCCCTCCTCATCGCGGTCCCTATCCTCGGCTACCCGCGGCAGCTGCCAG GCTCCCAGCGCTACGTGGTCATGAGAGCCTCTGAGACGCGCCAGTTGAAGGACAGCAGCCAGAAGGTGGCCAGCAGCCCCAACTTCGGGAAAACCATCGGAGACCTGCCTCT CTCCGTCTGGCTCCTCCTGAGGAACCCCACGTTCCTCCTGCTCTGCCTGGCCGGGGCCACCGAGGCCACGCTCATTGCTGGCATGTCCACATTCGGCCCCAAGTTCCTCGAGTCCCAGTTCAGCCTGAGCGCCTCGGACGCCGCCACCTTGTTTG GGTACCTGGTGGTGCCAGCGGGCGGTGGCGGCACCTTCCTGGGCGGCTTCTTTGTGAACAAGCTGAAGCTGCGTGGCTCGAGCATCATCAAGTTCTGCCTGGTCTGCTCCCTGACCAGCCTGCTGGCCACCCTGGTCTTCTTCACCCACTGCCCCAATGTGCCCGTGGCGGGCGTGACGGCCCACTACAACGGCAG CCTCGTGCCCGAGGGCCACCTGGAGGGCCTCTTGGGGCTGACGGCCGCCTGCAACGCCGCCTGCGCCTGCCGCCCCGAGCACTACAGCCCCGTGTGCGGCTCCGACGGCCTCGTGCACTACTCCCCCTGCCACGCAGGGTGCCCGGAAGCAGCCGTGCCCGGCCCCGGCGGCCAGAAG GTGTACCGAGACTGTAGGTGTGTCCAGAACTTTTCCTCTGGTTTTGGCCACGCTACTGCAGGGAAATGCACTTCAACTTGTCAGAGCAAGCCCCTCCTTCTGGTTTTCATATTCGTTGTAATTATCTTTACATTCCTCAGCAGCATTCCTGCGCTGACGGCCACGCTACG GTGTGTCTGCGACCAACAGAGGTCCTTTGCCCTGGGAATCCAGTGGATCGTGGTTAGAACTCTAG GGGGCATCCCGGGGCCCATCGCCTTTGGCTGGGTGATTGACAAGGCGTGCCTGCTCTGGCAGGACCAGTGCGGCCAGCAGGGCTCCTGCTTCCTGTACCAGAACGCGGCCATGAGCCGGTACATGCTCATTGCAGGGCTGGTATACAAG GCCCTGGGTCTCCTCTTCTTCGCCACCGCGTACTTCCTGTACAAGCCCCCACTGGCGTCCCCCCACGGCCTGGAAGCTTCTCTGCCCAGCCAGTCCTCCGCCTCGGACAACCCCTCAGACAACCCCGCAGACCTCCAGCGACAGAGCAGCGTCTGA
- the LOC136308912 gene encoding solute carrier organic anion transporter family member 4A1-like isoform X2, with protein sequence MPQHVMGDKAFASMPQLVFPGLPVAAGDGGGHTPPSRRASLGPLCPAAHSPLDACSQPLCQPRTPKRGARAARTAHYAPAGPPSSECGWRAFAPACLQAFNTPRGVLLFLCAASFLQGMTVNGFVNTVITSIERRYDLRSYESGLIASAYDLAACLCLTFVGYFGGRGHKPRWLGWGVLVMGAGSLVFALPHFAAGPYQAAVDEGRGLCRANRSAQAAAEAAACGGGASGLSGYQLVFMLGQFLHGVGATPLYTLGVTYLDENVKSSYSPVYIAIFYTAAILGPAAGYLIGGTLLNIYTEIGQRTTLTAESPLWVGAWWVGFLGAGAAALLIAVPILGYPRQLPGSQRYVVMRASETRQLKDSSQKVASSPNFGKTIGDLPLSVWLLLRNPTFLLLCLAGATEATLIAGMSTFGPKFLESQFSLSASDAATLFGYLVVPAGGGGTFLGGFFVNKLKLRGSSIIKFCLVCSLTSLLATLVFFTHCPNVPVAGVTAHYNGSLVPEGHLEGLLGLTAACNAACACRPEHYSPVCGSDGLVHYSPCHAGCPEAAVPGPGGQKVYRDCRCVQNFSSGFGHATAGKCTSTCQSKPLLLVFIFVVIIFTFLSSIPALTATLRCVCDQQRSFALGIQWIVVRTLGGIPGPIAFGWVIDKACLLWQDQCGQQGSCFLYQNAAMSRYMLIAGLVYKALGLLFFATAYFLYKPPLASPHGLEASLPSQSSASDNPSDNPADLQRQSSV encoded by the exons ATGCCGCAGCACGTGATGGGGGACAAGGCCTTCGCGTCCATGCCGCAGCTGGTCTTCCCCGGCCTGCCCGTGGCCGCGGGGGACGGGGGTGGCCACACGCCCCCCAGCAGGCGGGCCTCCCTGGGCCCCCTGTGTCCGGCCGCCCACAGCCCCCTGGACGCCTGCAGCCAGCCGCTGTGCCAGCCAAGGACCCCGAAGCGCGGCGCCCGGGCGGCCCGCACGGCGCACTACGCCCCGGCCGGGCCGCCGAGCTCCGAGTGCGGCTGGCGGGCCTTCGCCCCCGCGTGCCTGCAGGCCTTCAACACGCCGCGGGGCGTCCTGCTCTTCCTGTGCGCGGCCTCCTTCCTGCAGGGCATGACGGTGAACGGCTTCGTCAACACGGTCATCACCTCCATCGAGCGGCGCTACGACCTGCGCAGCTACGAGAGCGGCCTCATCGCCAGCGCCTACGACCTGGCCGCCTGCCTCTGCCTCACCTTCGTCGGCTACTTCGGGGGCCGCGGGCACAAGCCCCGCTGGCTGGGCTGGGGCGTGCTGGTCATGGGGGCCGGCTCGCTGGTGTTCGCGCTGCCGCACTTCGCCGCCGGCCCCTACCAGGCGGCGGTGGACGAGGGCCGGGGGCTGTGCCGGGCCAACCGCAGCGCGCAGGCGGCGGCAGAGGCGGCGGCGTGCGGGGGCGGCGCCTCCGGCCTGTCCGGCTACCAGCTGGTCTTCATGCTGGGCCAGTTCCTGCACGGTGTGGGCGCCACGCCGCTCTACACGCTGGGGGTCACCTACCTGGACGAGAACGTCAAGTCCAGCTACTCGCCCGTCTACATCG CTATCTTTTACACTGCGGCCATCCTGGGACCCGCGGCTGGCTACCTGATTGGAGGCACCCTGCTGAACATTTACACGGAAATCGGCCAACG GACCACGCTGACCGCCGAGAGCCCGCTGTGGGTCGGTGCCTGGTGGGTGGGCTTCCTGGGCGCCGGGGCCGCCGCCCTCCTCATCGCGGTCCCTATCCTCGGCTACCCGCGGCAGCTGCCAG GCTCCCAGCGCTACGTGGTCATGAGAGCCTCTGAGACGCGCCAGTTGAAGGACAGCAGCCAGAAGGTGGCCAGCAGCCCCAACTTCGGGAAAACCATCGGAGACCTGCCTCT CTCCGTCTGGCTCCTCCTGAGGAACCCCACGTTCCTCCTGCTCTGCCTGGCCGGGGCCACCGAGGCCACGCTCATTGCTGGCATGTCCACATTCGGCCCCAAGTTCCTCGAGTCCCAGTTCAGCCTGAGCGCCTCGGACGCCGCCACCTTGTTTG GGTACCTGGTGGTGCCAGCGGGCGGTGGCGGCACCTTCCTGGGCGGCTTCTTTGTGAACAAGCTGAAGCTGCGTGGCTCGAGCATCATCAAGTTCTGCCTGGTCTGCTCCCTGACCAGCCTGCTGGCCACCCTGGTCTTCTTCACCCACTGCCCCAATGTGCCCGTGGCGGGCGTGACGGCCCACTACAACGGCAG CCTCGTGCCCGAGGGCCACCTGGAGGGCCTCTTGGGGCTGACGGCCGCCTGCAACGCCGCCTGCGCCTGCCGCCCCGAGCACTACAGCCCCGTGTGCGGCTCCGACGGCCTCGTGCACTACTCCCCCTGCCACGCAGGGTGCCCGGAAGCAGCCGTGCCCGGCCCCGGCGGCCAGAAG GTGTACCGAGACTGTAGGTGTGTCCAGAACTTTTCCTCTGGTTTTGGCCACGCTACTGCAGGGAAATGCACTTCAACTTGTCAGAGCAAGCCCCTCCTTCTGGTTTTCATATTCGTTGTAATTATCTTTACATTCCTCAGCAGCATTCCTGCGCTGACGGCCACGCTACG GTGTGTCTGCGACCAACAGAGGTCCTTTGCCCTGGGAATCCAGTGGATCGTGGTTAGAACTCTAG GGGGCATCCCGGGGCCCATCGCCTTTGGCTGGGTGATTGACAAGGCGTGCCTGCTCTGGCAGGACCAGTGCGGCCAGCAGGGCTCCTGCTTCCTGTACCAGAACGCGGCCATGAGCCGGTACATGCTCATTGCAGGGCTGGTATACAAG GCCCTGGGTCTCCTCTTCTTCGCCACCGCGTACTTCCTGTACAAGCCCCCACTGGCGTCCCCCCACGGCCTGGAAGCTTCTCTGCCCAGCCAGTCCTCCGCCTCGGACAACCCCTCAGACAACCCCGCAGACCTCCAGCGACAGAGCAGCGTCTGA
- the LOC136308912 gene encoding solute carrier organic anion transporter family member 4A1-like isoform X4 — protein MKPEWAASGLQSVVRSAAAGTREGRTGRGDTAADPSWADMPQHVMGDKAFASMPQLVFPGLPVAAGDGGGHTPPSRRASLGPLCPAAHSPLDACSQPLCQPRTPKRGARAARTAHYAPAGPPSSECGWRAFAPACLQAFNTPRGVLLFLCAASFLQGMTVNGFVNTVITSIERRYDLRSYESGLIASAYDLAACLCLTFVGYFGGRGHKPRWLGWGVLVMGAGSLVFALPHFAAGPYQAAVDEGRGLCRANRSAQAAAEAAACGGGASGLSGYQLVFMLGQFLHGVGATPLYTLGVTYLDENVKSSYSPVYIAIFYTAAILGPAAGYLIGGTLLNIYTEIGQRTTLTAESPLWVGAWWVGFLGAGAAALLIAVPILGYPRQLPGSQRYVVMRASETRQLKDSSQKVASSPNFGKTIGDLPLSVWLLLRNPTFLLLCLAGATEATLIAGMSTFGPKFLESQFSLSASDAATLFGYLVVPAGGGGTFLGGFFVNKLKLRGSSIIKFCLVCSLTSLLATLVFFTHCPNVPVAGVTAHYNGSLVPEGHLEGLLGLTAACNAACACRPEHYSPVCGSDGLVHYSPCHAGCPEAAVPGPGGQKHSCADGHATVCLRPTEVLCPGNPVDRG, from the exons GACGAACTGGCCGCGGGGACACCGCCGCTGACCCCTCCTGGGCGGACATGCCGCAGCACGTGATGGGGGACAAGGCCTTCGCGTCCATGCCGCAGCTGGTCTTCCCCGGCCTGCCCGTGGCCGCGGGGGACGGGGGTGGCCACACGCCCCCCAGCAGGCGGGCCTCCCTGGGCCCCCTGTGTCCGGCCGCCCACAGCCCCCTGGACGCCTGCAGCCAGCCGCTGTGCCAGCCAAGGACCCCGAAGCGCGGCGCCCGGGCGGCCCGCACGGCGCACTACGCCCCGGCCGGGCCGCCGAGCTCCGAGTGCGGCTGGCGGGCCTTCGCCCCCGCGTGCCTGCAGGCCTTCAACACGCCGCGGGGCGTCCTGCTCTTCCTGTGCGCGGCCTCCTTCCTGCAGGGCATGACGGTGAACGGCTTCGTCAACACGGTCATCACCTCCATCGAGCGGCGCTACGACCTGCGCAGCTACGAGAGCGGCCTCATCGCCAGCGCCTACGACCTGGCCGCCTGCCTCTGCCTCACCTTCGTCGGCTACTTCGGGGGCCGCGGGCACAAGCCCCGCTGGCTGGGCTGGGGCGTGCTGGTCATGGGGGCCGGCTCGCTGGTGTTCGCGCTGCCGCACTTCGCCGCCGGCCCCTACCAGGCGGCGGTGGACGAGGGCCGGGGGCTGTGCCGGGCCAACCGCAGCGCGCAGGCGGCGGCAGAGGCGGCGGCGTGCGGGGGCGGCGCCTCCGGCCTGTCCGGCTACCAGCTGGTCTTCATGCTGGGCCAGTTCCTGCACGGTGTGGGCGCCACGCCGCTCTACACGCTGGGGGTCACCTACCTGGACGAGAACGTCAAGTCCAGCTACTCGCCCGTCTACATCG CTATCTTTTACACTGCGGCCATCCTGGGACCCGCGGCTGGCTACCTGATTGGAGGCACCCTGCTGAACATTTACACGGAAATCGGCCAACG GACCACGCTGACCGCCGAGAGCCCGCTGTGGGTCGGTGCCTGGTGGGTGGGCTTCCTGGGCGCCGGGGCCGCCGCCCTCCTCATCGCGGTCCCTATCCTCGGCTACCCGCGGCAGCTGCCAG GCTCCCAGCGCTACGTGGTCATGAGAGCCTCTGAGACGCGCCAGTTGAAGGACAGCAGCCAGAAGGTGGCCAGCAGCCCCAACTTCGGGAAAACCATCGGAGACCTGCCTCT CTCCGTCTGGCTCCTCCTGAGGAACCCCACGTTCCTCCTGCTCTGCCTGGCCGGGGCCACCGAGGCCACGCTCATTGCTGGCATGTCCACATTCGGCCCCAAGTTCCTCGAGTCCCAGTTCAGCCTGAGCGCCTCGGACGCCGCCACCTTGTTTG GGTACCTGGTGGTGCCAGCGGGCGGTGGCGGCACCTTCCTGGGCGGCTTCTTTGTGAACAAGCTGAAGCTGCGTGGCTCGAGCATCATCAAGTTCTGCCTGGTCTGCTCCCTGACCAGCCTGCTGGCCACCCTGGTCTTCTTCACCCACTGCCCCAATGTGCCCGTGGCGGGCGTGACGGCCCACTACAACGGCAG CCTCGTGCCCGAGGGCCACCTGGAGGGCCTCTTGGGGCTGACGGCCGCCTGCAACGCCGCCTGCGCCTGCCGCCCCGAGCACTACAGCCCCGTGTGCGGCTCCGACGGCCTCGTGCACTACTCCCCCTGCCACGCAGGGTGCCCGGAAGCAGCCGTGCCCGGCCCCGGCGGCCAGAAG CATTCCTGCGCTGACGGCCACGCTACG GTGTGTCTGCGACCAACAGAGGTCCTTTGCCCTGGGAATCCAGTGGATCGTGGTTAG
- the LOC136308912 gene encoding solute carrier organic anion transporter family member 4A1-like isoform X3, with amino-acid sequence MKPEWAASGLQSVVRSAAAGTREGRTGRGDTAADPSWADMPQHVMGDKAFASMPQLVFPGLPVAAGDGGGHTPPSRRASLGPLCPAAHSPLDACSQPLCQPRTPKRGARAARTAHYAPAGPPSSECGWRAFAPACLQAFNTPRGVLLFLCAASFLQGMTVNGFVNTVITSIERRYDLRSYESGLIASAYDLAACLCLTFVGYFGGRGHKPRWLGWGVLVMGAGSLVFALPHFAAGPYQAAVDEGRGLCRANRSAQAAAEAAACGGGASGLSGYQLVFMLGQFLHGVGATPLYTLGVTYLDENVKSSYSPVYIAIFYTAAILGPAAGYLIGGTLLNIYTEIGQRTTLTAESPLWVGAWWVGFLGAGAAALLIAVPILGYPRQLPGSQRYVVMRASETRQLKDSSQKVASSPNFGKTIGDLPLSVWLLLRNPTFLLLCLAGATEATLIAGMSTFGPKFLESQFSLSASDAATLFGYLVVPAGGGGTFLGGFFVNKLKLRGSSIIKFCLVCSLTSLLATLVFFTHCPNVPVAGVTAHYNGSLVPEGHLEGLLGLTAACNAACACRPEHYSPVCGSDGLVHYSPCHAGCPEAAVPGPGGQKQHSCADGHATVCLRPTEVLCPGNPVDRG; translated from the exons GACGAACTGGCCGCGGGGACACCGCCGCTGACCCCTCCTGGGCGGACATGCCGCAGCACGTGATGGGGGACAAGGCCTTCGCGTCCATGCCGCAGCTGGTCTTCCCCGGCCTGCCCGTGGCCGCGGGGGACGGGGGTGGCCACACGCCCCCCAGCAGGCGGGCCTCCCTGGGCCCCCTGTGTCCGGCCGCCCACAGCCCCCTGGACGCCTGCAGCCAGCCGCTGTGCCAGCCAAGGACCCCGAAGCGCGGCGCCCGGGCGGCCCGCACGGCGCACTACGCCCCGGCCGGGCCGCCGAGCTCCGAGTGCGGCTGGCGGGCCTTCGCCCCCGCGTGCCTGCAGGCCTTCAACACGCCGCGGGGCGTCCTGCTCTTCCTGTGCGCGGCCTCCTTCCTGCAGGGCATGACGGTGAACGGCTTCGTCAACACGGTCATCACCTCCATCGAGCGGCGCTACGACCTGCGCAGCTACGAGAGCGGCCTCATCGCCAGCGCCTACGACCTGGCCGCCTGCCTCTGCCTCACCTTCGTCGGCTACTTCGGGGGCCGCGGGCACAAGCCCCGCTGGCTGGGCTGGGGCGTGCTGGTCATGGGGGCCGGCTCGCTGGTGTTCGCGCTGCCGCACTTCGCCGCCGGCCCCTACCAGGCGGCGGTGGACGAGGGCCGGGGGCTGTGCCGGGCCAACCGCAGCGCGCAGGCGGCGGCAGAGGCGGCGGCGTGCGGGGGCGGCGCCTCCGGCCTGTCCGGCTACCAGCTGGTCTTCATGCTGGGCCAGTTCCTGCACGGTGTGGGCGCCACGCCGCTCTACACGCTGGGGGTCACCTACCTGGACGAGAACGTCAAGTCCAGCTACTCGCCCGTCTACATCG CTATCTTTTACACTGCGGCCATCCTGGGACCCGCGGCTGGCTACCTGATTGGAGGCACCCTGCTGAACATTTACACGGAAATCGGCCAACG GACCACGCTGACCGCCGAGAGCCCGCTGTGGGTCGGTGCCTGGTGGGTGGGCTTCCTGGGCGCCGGGGCCGCCGCCCTCCTCATCGCGGTCCCTATCCTCGGCTACCCGCGGCAGCTGCCAG GCTCCCAGCGCTACGTGGTCATGAGAGCCTCTGAGACGCGCCAGTTGAAGGACAGCAGCCAGAAGGTGGCCAGCAGCCCCAACTTCGGGAAAACCATCGGAGACCTGCCTCT CTCCGTCTGGCTCCTCCTGAGGAACCCCACGTTCCTCCTGCTCTGCCTGGCCGGGGCCACCGAGGCCACGCTCATTGCTGGCATGTCCACATTCGGCCCCAAGTTCCTCGAGTCCCAGTTCAGCCTGAGCGCCTCGGACGCCGCCACCTTGTTTG GGTACCTGGTGGTGCCAGCGGGCGGTGGCGGCACCTTCCTGGGCGGCTTCTTTGTGAACAAGCTGAAGCTGCGTGGCTCGAGCATCATCAAGTTCTGCCTGGTCTGCTCCCTGACCAGCCTGCTGGCCACCCTGGTCTTCTTCACCCACTGCCCCAATGTGCCCGTGGCGGGCGTGACGGCCCACTACAACGGCAG CCTCGTGCCCGAGGGCCACCTGGAGGGCCTCTTGGGGCTGACGGCCGCCTGCAACGCCGCCTGCGCCTGCCGCCCCGAGCACTACAGCCCCGTGTGCGGCTCCGACGGCCTCGTGCACTACTCCCCCTGCCACGCAGGGTGCCCGGAAGCAGCCGTGCCCGGCCCCGGCGGCCAGAAG CAGCATTCCTGCGCTGACGGCCACGCTACG GTGTGTCTGCGACCAACAGAGGTCCTTTGCCCTGGGAATCCAGTGGATCGTGGTTAG